The following coding sequences are from one Schizosaccharomyces osmophilus chromosome 1, complete sequence window:
- the hse1 gene encoding ESCRT 0 complex subunit, sorting receptor for ubiquitinated membrane protein, Hse1 produces the protein MFREKPSAIQTAILRATDEKNTKDKWDLIMDVCDLLSSSSEESCRSAIQFLDKRLNSINSNVQLLTLTLTDAIVKNCDSKTQHEIASRLFTDSLLHIAGSPSTHNQIKSKIAVLVNEWATVLQHDPSMDLMQRTCDEIRKLDIVDLRAPKKPGKQKKNNSELKKEEDELQFALALSLSEATAQEAESQKHTEDEKNSEQPTEPKDTSLTTTSASSISRVRALYDFAASEPGELSFQKGDVILVLESVFKDWWKGSCKNKVGIFPVNYVERIVEPTSEQKEQMLKAEQLTFDALPRIDDLLNILSSAPPEAADDDELQTKYHETIILRPKLIRLIEKYASQKEELMDLNERLLGARKDYEALYEQSMLEMRRY, from the exons ATGTTTCGAGAAAAACCATCGGCCATTCAGACCGCAATCCTTCGAGCTACCGATGAGAAGAACACTAAAGATAAATGGGATTTGATTATGGATGTGTGCGATCTACTGTCAAGCAGCTCAGAAGAATC TTGCCGAAGTGCTATTCAATTCCTTGATAAACGATTGAATTCTATAAATTCCAATGTCCAATTACTGACATTAACT TTGACAGATGCTATTGTAAAGAATTGTGATTCAAAGACACAACATGAAATTGCTTCCCGTTTATTCACGGATAGTCTTTTGCACATAGCAGGGAGTCCAAGCACTCATaatcaaatcaaaagtaaaattgCAGTTTTGGTTAATGAATGGGCAACAGTATTACAACATGATCCGAGCATGGACTTAATGCAACGAACATGCGATGAAATTCGAAAGCTAG ACATTGTTGATTTACGAGCCCCCAAAAAACCAGgcaagcaaaaaaagaacaattcagaattaaaaaaagaggaagatgaaTTACAGTTTGCATTAGCCCTGTCATTATCAGAGGCTACAGCCCAAGAAGCCGAAAGCCAGAAGCATACTGAAGACGAGAAGAACTCAGAACAACCGACCGAACCTAAAGATACTTCTTTAACTACGACTTCAGCATCCTCGATTTCTCGTGTACGTGCGTTATACGACTTTGCTGCTTCTGAACCTGGTGAGTTGTCTTTCCAAAAGGGGGATGTCATACTAGTTCTGGAAAGCGTTTTTAAAGATTGGTGGAAGGGTTCTTGTAAGAACAAAGTTGGAATCTTCCCCGTCAATTATGTAGAAAGGATTGTTGAACCAACCTCTGAGCAGAAGGAGCAGATGCTTAAAGCAGAACAACTTACTTTTGATGCTCTTCCAAGGATTGATGATTTGCTAAACATACTATCGTCGGCTCCACCCGAAGCTGCTGATGACGATGAATTACAGACTAAATATCACGAAACCATTATTTTACGACCGAAGCTTATACGattaatagaaaaataTGCCTCtcagaaagaagaattaatGGACCTGAATGAACGATTGCTAGGTGCCCGGAAAGATTATGAAGCTTTGTATGAGCAGTCAATGTTGGAAATGAGAAGGtattaa
- the trs8502 gene encoding TRAPP III complex subunit Trs85b, which yields MDKQSETTAKTSFDENFSSSSLQNDGKESQHSSTHDGLHSAEELRTIIREAYVPRISVICSRDADEFAISKGFPQGFWELLYPFGDRVRGKVRRRNMQDNMVTLEKTSLQFVPVDSLESHLSDVPVVSIRDILTSKNRTLVLPEAPSKYTFGIHYKNLERWAWNLAHEESYEMSTAMYIRQLLTGMPVASFETFSHPVAHLVVVTSHNPTPFESLRELINSLTQISFPAFVSNDIIYFFVYVHDEDQHDIELSMAIFDTMLQTFGERGYFLRLHSQKATLDYEHTIPFPCSSWLSAEERLLMLNGSQKEQHLLFESDADSIKRLVSHIAFNGVIPHLDKCIRIWDDQYASPRRGFTGKLFFASKKLISTQNNSHNSNFFASSNVYRPDSIEAYLRRLADYSFMLRDYTHANQIYEIASKQYANDDAYLYYAAASEMIVVTEHIIHLDRPYMSLTNKLRLNECMQSAMENYSNKPFNSYYHAARCFLLLGQFLSSLPNPRVDDAANWNAGLVFSKRLGPVGRAIIFQQTYELYRRTERTNIDSSTEMKRHRKTAFWCIMAADAWLRCHISFRARPFVDTAKEFYTQIAWPDLQECTAKLDDVDISPKSQEK from the coding sequence ATGGACAAGCAATCAGAAACGACAGCGAAGACATCCTTTgatgaaaacttttctaGTAGCTCTCTTCAAAATGATGGGAAGGAATCTCAGCACTCTTCAACACATGATGGATTGCATTCAGCCGAAGAATTGAGAACAATAATTAGAGAAGCATATGTTCCTAGAATATCTGTAATATGCTCTCGCGATGCTGACGAATTTGCGATTAGCAAGGGATTTCCGCAAGGATTTTGGGAATTACTTTATCCTTTTGGTGACCGTGTTCGTGGAAAAGTACGAAGACGTAATATGCAAGATAATATGGTTACTCtggaaaaaacaagtttaCAATTTGTTCCCGTGGACTCTTTAGAGTCTCACCTTAGTGATGTCCCTGTAGTATCCATACGTGACATATTGACGAGCAAAAATCGGACTCTCGTACTTCCTGAGGCGCCTTCAAAATATACGTTTGGTATCCACtataaaaatttggaaCGATGGGCTTGGAATTTAGCTCACGAAGAAAGTTACGAAATGTCAACCGCTATGTATATCCGGCAACTTTTGACGGGTATGCCAGTAgcatcttttgaaacatttTCCCACCCTGTCGCACATCTCGTCGTCGTAACATCGCATAATCCGACTCCTTTCGAATCTCTGCGAGAGTTAATTAATTCACTCACTCAAATATCCTTCCCTGCTTTTGTTTCGAAtgatattatttatttctttgtttatgttcATGATGAGGATCAACATGACATTGAACTATCAATGGCTATATTCGATACAATGCTACAAACTTTTGGGGAGAGAGGCTATTTTCTGCGATTACATTCACAAAAAGCTACTCTAGACTATGAACATACAATCCCCTTTCCTTGCTCTTCTTGGTTATCGGCTGAAGAGCGATTGCTAATGCTTAACGGCtcacaaaaagaacaacatttgctttttgaatcGGACGCGgattcaataaaaagattAGTAAGTCATATTGCATTCAATGGTGTTATTCCGCATCTAGATAAATGCATAAGAATATGGGATGATCAATACGCATCGCCTAGGCGTGGCTTTACAGGAAAGTTGTTTTTTGCTTCTAAAAAATTGATATCTACACAGAATAATTCCCATAATtcgaatttttttgcttcctctAATGTCTATCGGCCAGACTCGATAGAAGCGTACCTTCGAAGGTTGGCAGATTACTCCTTCATGCTTCGTGATTACACACATGCCAATcaaatttatgaaattgCATCAAAGCAATATGCTAATGACGACGCTTACTTATACTATGCTGCTGCTTCAGAAATGATTGTTGTTACAGAACATATAATACACCTTGACCGCCCTTACATGAGTTTAACCAACAAATTGCGTCTTAACGAGTGTATGCAATCGGCTATGGAAAATTATTCAAATAAACCTTTTAATTCATACTATCACGCCGCTCGctgctttcttttactgGGTCAATTTTTGAGTAGCTTGCCTAATCCCAGAGTAGACGATGCTGCTAATTGGAACGCTGGTTTGGTGTTCTCAAAACGACTTGGTCCTGTAGGAAGGGCCATTATATTTCAACAGACTTATGAGCTTTATAGACGGACTGAACGGACAAATATAGATTCTTCGACAGAAATGAAAAGGCATCGTAAAACAGCATTCTGGTGTATAATGGCAGCAGATGCTTGGTTACGTTGTCATATTTCTTTCCGTGCTAGACCTTTTGTAGATACTGCAAAGGAGTTTTACACTCAGATAGCTTGGCCGGATTTACAGGAATGCACAGCCAAGCTGGACGATGTAGATATATCGCCTAAATCTCAAGAAAAAtag
- the rhp18 gene encoding Rad18-like protein ubiquitin protein ligase E3, which translates to MQNQNPSDPSDWNFTKLPRLKGLDSSMRCLICHDFFKGPVITSCSHTFCSYCIRDYLREHPICPACRAPEQESRLRKNKVMEDILDAFCSIRADLIQVLRKDDLSEANLNLDSVPDSQSSTEEWEESENSRLSSSTNRKKRKIQNPVACPVCSREVSQSEINHHLDTCLVSPGQSSTENKAPSRGNAEKQSESKSNINSPVMNKELPESERVRIPKLTYALLSESKIRSKLAEMGLPTDGNKQILQRRHAQWVTMYNSNLDQKHPISKKALLAQLHKWEKTQSNSNLVTKEKLGGTEWESTYAGDFADLVQKAKNTIKKSVPSSPDEQTSSTTVDESAF; encoded by the coding sequence AtgcaaaatcaaaatccGTCCGATCCTTCCGATTGGAATTTTACAAAACTGCCACGTCTAAAGGGACTGGATTCCTCTATGAGATGCCTTATCTGTCacgattttttcaaaggacCAGTTATAACATCTTGCTCTCACACCTTCTGTTCTTACTGTATACGGGATTATTTAAGGGAGCATCCTATATGTCCAGCTTGTCGTGCTCCTGAACAGGAAAGTCGTTTACGAAAAAATAAGGTAATGGAAGATATATTAGATGCATTTTGTTCCATTCGTGCGGATCTAATTCAGGTTTTACGAAAGGATGATCTTTCCGAAGCTAATTTGAACCTCGATTCAGTCCCGGATTCTCAGTCTAGCACTGAGGAATGGGAAGAGAGTGAGAACTCTCGTCTTTCTAGCTCTAcaaacagaaagaaaaggaaaattcaGAACCCTGTTGCTTGCCCTGTTTGCTCGAGGGAAGTATCTCAATCCGAAATAAACCACCACTTAGATACATGTCTAGTAAGTCCCGGTCAATCCTCCACTGAAAATAAGGCTCCTTCACGAGGAAATGCTGAAAAACAGTCTGAGTCAAAATCCAATATTAACTCGCCGGTGATGAATAAAGAATTACCTGAATCAGAACGTGTTCGAATTCCCAAGCTTACCTATGCTCTACTGTCTGAATCTAAAATACGTTCCAAATTAGCAGAGATGGGCCTTCCCACTGATggtaataaacaaattctACAAAGAAGACATGCTCAATGGGTCACTATGTATAACTCTAATTTGGACCAGAAACATCCGATTTCAAAGAAGGCACTTCTAGCCCAGCTTCACAAGTGGGAGAAAACACAAAGTAACTCAAATTTAGTTACGAAGGAAAAGCTTGGAGGGACCGAATGGGAGTCTACCTACGCAGGTGATTTCGCGGACCTTGtacaaaaagccaaaaataCTATCAAGAAATCTGTTCCTTCTTCACCGGATGAACAAACTTCTTCTACAACAGTTGATGAATCTGCTTTTTAA
- the spf31 gene encoding DNAJ protein, splicing factor Spf31 — protein MSDVDKLLNRVETTLNKGREIERIIASFKLNAYDVLGILPGMTVDDINNLYRKISLMIHPDKNRENPKAADAFNILKKAQSDLHNENIRDSLDSAYTTARNQLIAEKKLKWDSEEVKSEDFLFDLRIRWRDILIEDEIARRRARQLELSYQQREQAKKDEETKDRKRRMESDKVWEETRDDRVNNWQDYLHKTKKSTIKKKNKKPKVLG, from the exons ATGTCAGATGTCGATAAACTCTTAAATCGCGTTGAAACAACCCTTAATAAG GGACGCGAAATAGAACGGAtaattgcttcttttaaattGAATGCCTATGATGTCCTTGGGATTTTGCCTGGGATGACTGTGGACGATATCAACAATTTATATCGAAAGATTTCCCTTATGATTCACCCAGACAAAAATAGGGAAAACCCAAAGGCAGCAGATGCATTCAATATCTTAAAAAAGGCCCAGTCTGATTTGcataatgaaaatatacGAGATTCGTTGGACTCTGCGTATACTACAGCAAGAAACCAACTGATTGCtgaaaaaaagttgaaatgGGATTCTGAGGAGGTGAAATCTgaagactttttatttgatttaaGAATCCGCTGGCGTGATATTTTAattgaagatgaaattgCAAGGCGGCGAGCGAGACAATTGGAGTTGTCTTACCAACAGAGGGAACAAGCAAAGAAGGATGAGGAAACCAAGGACCGTAAACGAAGAATGGAATCGGATAAAGTTTGGGAAGAAACTAGAGATGATCGTGTAAACAATTGGCAAGACTACCTACataaaaccaagaaaagcaccataaagaagaaaaacaagaaaccGAAGGTTTTGGGATGA
- the anp1 gene encoding Golgi mannan polymerase I complex subunit Anp1: MKPEKLFGRDGGPFNISSNRFHPKTYGSSLFRQKGARIASVIGLIFIVFMFFHSSFFSAVEQIPSSLYTMKDDPSYHYKEYDLRDLMNVKFTGDYSKSGHILICAPLRNARDHLTIFFDHLRKLSYPHHLVDLAFLISDTDDDTYDSLKSKLEIIQKDDDPKVHFNSAVIYLKDFGALVGQEFSDRHGFAAQGPRRKLMARARNWLLSAALKPYHSWVYWRDVDVETAPETIMEDLMRHDKDVIVPNVYRPLPEWFGTTEQAYDLNSWSESETALQLAETLDEDAVIVEGYAEYATWRPHLAYLRDPNGDANSEMSLDGIGGVSIMSKARVYFEGCHFPAFSFERHAETEGFGKMAKRMGFSVVGLPHYVIWHIYEPSDEDKVIIAEMEKERKERETAEREAEAQAHRAQSATQRYNDNGAEEGPLAHGNDHSS, translated from the coding sequence ATGAAACCTGAAAAGCTTTTCGGAAGGGATGGTGGACCTTTCAATATCTCATCAAATCGGTTTCACCCCAAAACTTACGGAAGTTCCTTGTTTCGACAGAAGGGTGCTAGAATTGCCAGTGTGATCGGCTTAATATTTATTGTCTTCATGTTTTTCCAcagctctttcttttcagctGTCGAGCAAATACCCTCTTCCTTGTATACGATGAAGGACGATCCTTCTTACCATTACAAGGAGTATGACTTACGTGACTTAATGAATGTAAAATTTACTGGAGATTACTCTAAAAGCGGGCATATTCTTATTTGTGCTCCTCTTAGAAATGCTCGGGACCATTTGACTATTTTTTTCGATCATTTGCGCAAATTAAGCTATCCTCATCACTTGGTTGATTTGGCCTTCTTAATATCTGATACTGATGATGACACCTATGATTCTTTAAAGTCCAAGCTagaaattattcaaaaagatgatGATCCAAAAGTGCACTTCAATAGTGCGGTCATTTATTTAAAGGACTTTGGTGCATTAGTTGGTCAGGAATTTAGTGATCGACATGGATTTGCTGCCCAGGGTCCTAGACGTAAGCTTATGGCTCGTGCGCGTAACTGGTTGTTGTCCGCTGCTCTCAAACCGTATCACTCTTGGGTTTACTGGCGTGATGTGGATGTTGAAACTGCCCCAGAGACTATTATGGAAGATCTTATGCGTCATGATAAAGATGTTATTGTACCCAATGTATATCGCCCCCTTCCTGAGTGGTTTGGTACCACTGAACAAGCTTATGATTTAAATTCTTGGTCTGAATCAGAAACTGCCCTCCAATTAGCCGAAACTCTTGATGAAGATGCTGTCATTGTTGAAGGATATGCCGAATATGCTACATGGCGACCTCATTTGGCATACCTTCGTGATCCTAATGGCGATGCTAATTCTGAAATGAGTTTAGACGGTATCGGTGGTGTCTCGATCATGTCTAAGGCAAGGGTTTACTTTGAGGGATGTCATTTTCCTGCTTTCTCATTTGAACGCCATGCTGAAACTGAGGGATTTGGTAAAATGGCTAAGCGCATGGGCTTTTCTGTTGTTGGTCTACCTCATTATGTTATTTGGCATATATATGAACCAAGTGATGAAGATAAAGTTATTATTGCTGAAATGGAGAAAGAAcgaaaggaaagagaaacaGCCGAAAGAGAAGCGGAAGCTCAAGCTCATCGTGCTCAGAGCGCAACTCAGCGGTATAATGATAACGGGGCTGAAGAGGGTCCTTTAGCTCATGGTAATGACCACAGTTCCTAA
- the fol1 gene encoding trifunctional dihydropteroatesynthase/2-amino-4-hydroxy-6-hydro xymethyldihydropteridinediphosphokinase/dihydroneopterin aldolase Fol1, whose protein sequence is MNGSFNFYTNLLKVPKRLLRSWKGNLRGRVTIPTLQSPRLLRPLTNFKYWNQRPFPTKMLSSNISSFSRKAEEQIDDNFDSVLVQNLRANAKVGTDQWRRAALQPVEINLRMVLNTRLNGEDNHDLQNSIHYGIASKLVLETVEKNEFSGLRNMVDMIALSCRNQFEFRDFFVNIRLPKKILRSRSGLVYNAERHTRYQQDRVQIFDLELATIIGINPFERKEKQRLGLDIAFTVGDGKEFDSLVISDLCHKVANFVESSSFLTIEALVHKLSKFLCFGLSIDCVHIKAEKPSAITFADAPAVQIFRSRNSFLQDSFRKYESSVPKIAYISFGSNIGTRIKNIATALKCLSKHEDVSILDVSPLYETKPMYYEDQSLFMNGVCKIETKLSPLCLLRACQSIEKELGRVKLIDKGPRCIDLDIVMYDDCIYESEDLTIPHVGMMEREFVLRPLVALDSTLVHPTTQQLLLKKLKELPDQGVRVHASYLTNSIMEGAVIMGIINVTPDSFSDGSSVTKTNVVEVVKGMIENGASIIDIGGQSTRPHATPVTLSEEIDRVVPVVRAIRNAGIDIPISIDTFEVEVAKEAIHAGANIINDVSSGRNCPDMLSFAAKADVPICLMHTRGTPHTMTSLSIYEKDIVQEVFEELNERVDAAIKAGIPRYNIILDPGFGFAKKAGQSAYLLKKFDELANYPEFMDLQWLSGPSRKGFTGHYSQDVEPKKRIWGTAAAVTASVLKGANIIRVHDVKEMSKVVAMANAVKLSSP, encoded by the coding sequence ATGAATGGTagcttcaatttttataCTAATCTATTGAAAGTCCCTAAGCGTTTGTTACGAAGCTGGAAAGGGAACTTACGGGGACGCGTAACAATACCTACTCTTCAGTCGCCAAGATTGTTAAGGCCATTAACTAATTTCAAGTATTGGAACCAAAGGCCTTTTCCAACCAAGatgctttcttcaaacatAAGTAGTTTTTCCCGGAAAGCTGAAGAGCAAATTGATGATAATTTCGATAGTGTACTTGTGCAGAATTTGCGAGCCAATGCAAAAGTGGGCACAGATCAATGGAGACGTGCAGCCTTGCAGCCAGTAGAAATTAATTTACGTATGGTCCTTAATACTCGGTTAAATGGTGAAGACAATCATGACTTGCAAAACTCCATCCATTACGGAATAGCTTCCAAACTTGTCTTGGAAAcagttgaaaaaaatgaattcagTGGCTTGCGAAACATGGTTGACATGATTGCTCTATCTTGCCGCAACCAGTTTGAATTTCGCGACTTTTTTGTCAACATCCGATTACCCAAGAAAATTCTGCGTTCCAGAAGCGGATTAGTATATAATGCAGAAAGGCATACACGTTATCAACAAGACAGAGTCCAAATCTTTGATTTAGAGCTTGCAACGATTATAGGTATTAATCCTTTTGAGCGAAAGGAGAAGCAAAGGTTAGGTTTAGACATTGCTTTCACTGTAGGCGATGGTAAAGAATTCGACTCTCTGGTGATCTCTGATTTATGTCATAAAGTTGCAAATTTCGTTGAATCTTCTAGTTTTTTAACTATCGAGGCTTTGGTGCACAAACTTTCCAAGTTTCTCTGCTTCGGCCTGTCTATTGACTGCGTGCATATCAAAGCAGAAAAGCCTAGTGCTATCACATTTGCGGATGCTCCCGCAGTTCAAATCTTTCGttcaagaaattctttcttgcAAGATTCCTTTCGCAAGTACGAGTCTAGCGTACCAAAAATCGCTTACATATCATTTGGATCCAACATCGGCACTCgcataaaaaatatagcCACTGCTTTAAAATGTCTATCCAAACACGAGGATGTTAGCATTTTGGATGTTTCACCACTATATGAAACAAAGCCTATGTACTACGAGGACCAGTCGCTATTCATGAACGGTGTTTGTAAGATTGAAACGAAATTGTCACCTTTGTGTCTCCTTCGAGCATGCCAATCCATCGAAAAGGAGCTAGGCCGTGTCAAATTGATCGATAAAGGACCAAGGTGTATAGACCTTGATATTGTGATGTATGATGATTGTATCTATGAGTCTGAAGATCTTACAATACCTCACGTTGGCATGATGGAAAGAGAATTTGTTTTGAGACCATTGGTAGCACTGGATTCTACTCTTGTACATCCTACTACCCAACAACTACTGCTtaaaaaactaaaagaatTACCAGATCAGGGAGTTAGAGTTCACGCCTCTTATTTGACCAACTCTATTATGGAAGGTGCTGTTATAATGGGTATCATTAACGTAACACCGGACTCATTTTCAGACGGATCTTCTGTTACAAAGACTAATGTTGTTGAGGTTGTGAAAGGGATGATAGAAAACGGCGCTTCTATTATTGATATAGGAGGTCAATCAACACGTCCACATGCCACGCCAGTTACCTTAAGTGAAGAAATAGATCGGGTAGTCCCGGTAGTACGTGCAATTCGTAATGCAGGCATAGATATTCCAATCAGCATTGATACTTTTGAAGTTGAAGTCGCTAAGGAAGCAATCCATGCGGGAGCTAACATTATAAACGATGTGTCTTCTGGAAGAAATTGTCCTGATATGCTTTCATTTGCTGCAAAAGCCGATGTTCCAATTTGTTTGATGCATACAAGAGGTACTCCCCACACTATGACTTCTCTTTCTATATATGAGAAAGACATAGTTCAAGAGgtatttgaagaattaaatGAAAGAGTTGATGCTGCTATAAAAGCTGGGATCCCACGATATAACATCATTCTTGATCCTGGATTTGGCTTCGCTAAAAAAGCAGGGCAAAGTGcttatttattgaaaaaattcgaCGAACTCGCTAACTATCCTGAATTTATGGATCTTCAATGGCTTTCTGGTCCAAGTCGCAAAGGGTTTACCGGCCATTATAGCCAGGACGTAGAAcctaaaaaaaggatttgggGGACCGCTGCGGCCGTGACAGCTAGTGTTTTAAAAGGTGCAAATATAATTCGAGTGCACGACGTCAAAGAAATGTCTAAAGTTGTAGCCATGGCTAATGCCGTCAAGTTGTCTTCTccataa
- the cdc27 gene encoding DNA polymerase delta subunit Cdc27 yields MEEWRKYLEINIINESSAVTETVLSLGLKISIQDAQSYLKVFYDENDQLYPVYIIHGVPKDLGSLVDLDSGSDSLPSDFLTQYALATKASLLDICSQFEEGYKTQIYALSANPIVDFDELLPVIYKLRGKDVIYQKEHCEKYGFIHNENSKPRTLKTKTIPPSNKTPLPTIKKEPAEVDPKKPKTCSSNLFRNVKPSNSRQNSTASKTSAGSENKPVPAGPTGKSELQTHQLKKENDDLRNIMDMDDDHNSINEARKSAISVAASPEEVTSLDTESNKPSNENSTPEPEETITSIANGRKHGKRKVTKTVTTHDDEGFLITKEEQAWESFSEDENENENENEKAKRAYPPKARASNPPTRKKSGPQQGGNRQQKSIMSFFGKK; encoded by the exons ATGGAGGAATGGAGAAAATAtttagaaataaatatcatAAACGAATCATCAGCG GTGACGGAGACTGTGCTTAGTTTAGGTCTAAAGATATCTATCCAAGATGCTCAAAG TTATCTGAAAGTATTTTACGATGAAAATGATCAACTTTATCCAGTGTATATTATCCATGGTGTGCCAAAAGACCTGGGTTCCTTGGTAGATTTGGACAGTGGGTCAGACAGTTTGCCGTCAGATTTTCTTACACAATACGCTCTTGCAACGAAGGCTTCTCTCTTGGACATTTGCAGTCAATTCGAAGAGGGATACAAGACTCAAATTTATGCTCTATCAGCAAATCCAATCGTC GATTTTGATGAGTTATTGCCCGTCATATACAAATTACGAGGCAAAGATGTTATATACCAAAAAGAGCATTGTGAAAAGTATGGATTCATACATAATGAAAACTCGAAG CCACGAACcttgaaaacgaaaacgatACCACCCTCCAATAAAACGCCTCTTCCTACTATTAAGAAAGAACCCGCTGAAGTGGAtccaaagaaaccaaagacGTGCTCTTCCAACCTGTTCAGAAATGTGAAACCTTCAAATTCGCGGCAGAATTCTACGGCCAGCAAAACGTCGGCGGGATCTGAGAATAAGCCTGTGCCGGCCGGTCCTACAGGAAAATCAGAATTACAGACACATCAGCTTAAAAAGGAGAATGACGACTTAAGAAATATCATGGATATGGACGATGATCATAATTCAATCAACGAAGCAAGAAAATCGGCAATTTCTGTCGCTGCCAGTCCAGAGGAAGTAACCAGCTTAGATACAGAGTCTAATAAGCCTTCGAATGAAAATTCTACTCCTGAACCCGAAGAAACTATAACTTCAATAGCCAACGGACGAAAACATGGTAAGCGTAAAGTTACAAAAACGGTCACTACCCATGACGACGAAGGATTCTTaattacaaaagaagaacaggCTTGGGAATCATTCTCTGaggatgaaaatgaaaatgaaaatgaaaatgaaaaggcCAAACGGGCTTATCCTCCGAAGGCTAGAGCATCAAATCCCCCTACTCGTAAAAAAAGTGGACCTCAGCAGGGTGGAAATCGCCAGCAGAAATCTATCATGtccttttttggaaagaagtAA